A genome region from Solanum stenotomum isolate F172 unplaced genomic scaffold, ASM1918654v1 scaffold19591, whole genome shotgun sequence includes the following:
- the LOC125850813 gene encoding protein RETICULATA, chloroplastic-like: protein KIAGCSSGIRLSQFTSLKNEICIMGSIKDSNFTFVKSQDFVGMKKMGYLVCQKNYKSRFLVKSSLNPEGKSISGVSVETVLKENDTYSVGKDVSLLDADNGGDGEGDLAVGNGGNGKYPGGGGGGGGGGGGDNGEGDEEEDEFGPLLKFEDVMREAEARGATLPADMIEAAKSVGIRKLLLLRYLDLQGPAWHGAAMRSSAMLWNRMLADPSFLFKVGTEVCVKLDFDIAVL, encoded by the exons AAAATAGCTGGATGTTCATCAGGTATCAGGTTATCTCAGTTTACATCTCTGAAAAATGAAATCTGTATCATGGGGTCCATTAAAGACTCTAACTTTACGTTTGTTAAGAGTCAAGATTTTGTGGGTATGAAGAAAATGGGTTATTTGGTTTGTCAGAAGAATTACAAGTCAAGATTTTTGGTTAAGAGTTCATTGAATCCAGAGGGTAAATCAATATCTGGTGTTAGTGTAGAGACAGTACTCAAAGAGAATGATACTTATTCTGTTGGGAAAGACGTAAGTCTTCTTGATGCTGATAATGGTGGTGATGGGGAGGGAGATTTAGCTGTTGGGAATGGTGGAAATGGGAAATACCCTGGTGGTGGTGGCGGCGGCggaggtggtggtggaggtGACAATGGAGAAGGTgatgaggaagaagatgaatttGGGCCATTACTGAAGTTTGAGGATGTGATGAGAGAGGCAGAGGCTCGTGGGGCTACACTACCTGCTGATATGATAGAGGCTGCAAAGAGTGTTGGGATCAGAAAGCTACTTTTGCTTAGATATTTGGACTTGCAG GGGCCAGCTTGGCACGGGGCTGCAATGAGGTCGTCCGCTATGCTGTGGAACAGAATGTTGGCTGATCCATCATTTCTTTTCAAAGTTGGAACTGAGGTTTGTGTTAAGCTTGATTTTGATATTGCTGTTCTGTAA
- the LOC125850812 gene encoding putative receptor protein kinase ZmPK1 — MKSLNLYHLFPFLVLSFLVLSFPLITSSRILLKGDSFSVKDDSHFITSPQKTFTCGFYPIESTSNAYYFGIWYTNSREKTVVWNAKQDRPVNLKGSKLTLRKNGALVLTDVDDTIVWQTNTTSFDVEKAEVLETGNLVLKNPKGDVLWQSFDLPTDTLLPDQRFTKNHRLVPPLRKGSLSPGYFSLYFDSDNVLRMIYDGPFVSSIYWPNRDRDVYGNGRTSQNSSRFAYFDGMGRFFSSDMLQFNVSDMGLGILRRLAINTDGNLRMYSLDNSTGLWKMSWQAIAQPCIVHGICGRFSICTYVSKPKCTCPPGYEMVDGSDWSRGCRPMFRSRSLESRHVKFVEVPNVDYWGFDLNATTPLSFESCRELCLGDPRCRAFVYRRTGERSCYTKGILFNGYRSPGFPGSVFLKLPMNLSASESGHLMLEGTDAKCGLSPENALFGSPSMYVLDFKKVKWIYLYLFCSTLGGIEILFFVLGWWALFSKHGIPASIEDGYKMVSSTQFRRFTYTELKKATKNFKVELGRGGSGAVYKGVLADGRAVAVKKLSNEFQEEFWAEMTTIGRINHMHLVRMWGFCSEGRRQLLVYEYVENSSLDRHLSRADILGWKQRFAVALGTAKGLAYLHDECLEWVIHCDVKPENILLDSEFEPKIADFGLAKLSQRGGPGSDFSKIRGTKGYMAPEWALNQPITAKVDVYAFGIVILEMIKGSRLSSWVVDDSECDHEQDSQLGKFVRMVKRKIQSGEDSWVEKLVDPRLEGKFSKNQAVTLIEIGISCVEQDRNKRPTMASVVQTLLDCEDETTHIT, encoded by the coding sequence AtgaaaagtttgaatctttaccatctttttccctttttagttTTATCATTTCTTGTTTTGTCTTTCCCTTTGATAACATCATCAAGAATTTTGCTTAAAGGTGATTCTTTTTCAGTTAAAGATGATTCACATTTCATTACTTCTCCACAAAAAACATTCACTTGTGGTTTTTATCCTATAGAAAGTACTAGTAATGCTTATTATTTTGGAATTTGGTATACAAATTCAAGAGAAAAAACTGTTgtttggaatgctaaacaagaTAGGCCTGTTAATCTCAAAGGGTCAAAGTTGACATTAAGAAAGAATGGAGCTTTAGTTTTAACAGATGTTGATGATACAATTGTTTGGCAAACAAACACAACATCATTTGATGTTGAAAAGGCTGAGGTTCTTGAAACAGGAAACTTAGTATTGAAGAATCCTAAAGGTGATGTTTTGTGGCAGAGTTTTGATTTGCCTACTGATACTTTATTGCCTGATCAAAGATTTACCAAGAATCATAGATTAGTTCCTCCTTTGAGGAAAGGGAGTTTATCACCTGGATACTTTAGTTTGTACTTTGATAGTGATAATGTATTGAGAATGATTTATGATGGTCCTTTCGTTTCGAGTATATACTGGCCTAATCGCGATAGGGATGTGTATGGGAATGGTAGAACTAGTCAGAATAGTAGTAGATTTGCTTATTTTGATGGAATGGGTAGATTTTTCTCAAGTGATATGTTGCAATTCAATGTTTCTGATATGGGGCTTGGGATATTGAGAAGATTGGCTATAAATACTGATGGGAATTTGAGGATGTATAGTTTGGATAACTCGACAGGGTTATGGAAGATGTCGTGGCAAGCTATTGCACAACCTTGTATTGTGCATGGAATATGTGGAAGATTTTCGATATGTACTTATGTATCGAAGCCTAAATGTACATGTCCTCCTGGATATGAGATGGTTGATGGAAGTGATTGGAGTAGAGGTTGTAGGCCAATGTTTAGATCAAGAAGTTTGGAGTCTAGACATGTCAAGTTTGTGGAAGTTCCTAATGTTGATTATTGGGGTTTTGATCTCAATGCCACTACTCCTTTGTCATTTGAATCTTGTAGGGAATTGTGCTTGGGTGATCCACGTTGTCGTGCATTTGTCTATAGGCGTACTGGGGAGAGATCATGCTATACTAAAGGCATCCTTTTCAATGGATACAGGTCTCCTGGTTTCCCTGGAAGTGTATTCTTGAAACTCCCTATGAATCTAAGTGCATCAGAATCAGGTCATTTGATGCTTGAAGGTACTGATGCAAAATGTGGATTGAGTCCCGAAAACGCTCTTTTTGGTTCTCCTTCTATGTATGTATTGGATTTTAAGAAGGTGAAGTGGATTTATCTTTACCTGTTTTGttccacccttggtggaatagAGATTCTGTTCTTCGTGTTAGGCTGGTGGGCGTTGTTTAGTAAACATGGGATTCCTGCTTCCATTGAGGATGGATATAAAATGGTGTCATCGACTCAGTTCAGGAGGTTTACGTATACTGAACTTAAGAAAGCAACAAAAAACTTCAAGGTTGAGCTAGGAAGAGGAGGTTCAGGAGCTGTTTATAAAGGAGTTTTAGCAGACGGAAGAGCGGTAGCAGTCAAGAAACTTTCAAATGAGTTTCAAGAAGAATTTTGGGCAGAGATGACTACCATAGGAAGAATCAACCATATGCATTTGGTGAGGATGTGGGGATTTTGTTCTGAAGGTAGACGTCAGCTTTTGGTCTATGAATACGTCGAGAACTCATCACTTGACAGGCATCTTTCCAGGGCTGATATTCTTGGATGGAAACAAAGGTTTGCAGTGGCACTAGGGACAGCCAAAGGTCTGGCATATCTTCATGATGAATGTCTTGAATGGGTGATTCATTGTGATGTGAAGCCTGAAAATATACTTCTCGATAGTGAATTCGAGCCCAAGATTGCAGATTTTGGACTTGCAAAGCTCTCCCAAAGAGGTGGCCCTGGTTCAGATTTCTCCAAGATTCGCGGTACTAAAGGCTACATGGCTCCTGAATGGGCTTTGAACCAACCTATAACAGCAAAAGTTGATGTTTATGCCTTTGGGATTGTAATACTAGAAATGATCAAAGGAAGTAGGCTGTCAAGTTGGGTGGTGGATGATAGTGAATGTGATCACGAACAAGATTCACAGCTCGGAAAATTTGTCAGGATGGTGAAGAGGAAGATTCAAAGTGGAGAAGATTCTTGGGTGGAGAAACTTGTTGATCCACGACTAGAAGGCAAATTTAGCAAGAACCAGGCAGTGACACTGATTGAAATAGGCATTTCTTGTGTTGAGCAGGACAGAAACAAAAGGCCTACAATGGCCTCAGTAGTCCAAACATTGCTGGATTGTGAAGATGAAACAACACATATAACATAG